A segment of the Nitrospinaceae bacterium genome:
GATGCGAAAATCGATCTTCTCGAAGGCGACTCCTGCGATACGATTTGCCGGATGATGTACGGATTCTTGGGCATGGACGAGGTGGCGCGCAAATACAACACCAATTGTATAAGCCTCGCCGATTGCGAGTGGGCTTCTGTTCCAATCAGTGGAGGTACGGTTCCTGAAATCGAGGTTCCTACCCTCATGAAGGAATACGATCTTCTGATCAACCACCCGAAACTGAAGACCCATGGAAAAACGAAAATGACTGCTAGCCTTAAAAACCTGTTCGGTTGCTACCGCCCCAAGGACAAACGCCCGTACCACAGGGATTTGAGCGGAGCGATCGTAGACATCAACAAGGCGATTTTTCCGCACTTTTCGGTAATAGACGCTGATCTTTGTGTCGAGGGAAACCGCGGTCCAGCTCAGGGCTTTCCCAAAAAAGTTGGTCTTTTCATCGGGGGAAAAGACCCCGTGGCAACAGACGCATTTTGCGCCACCCTGATGGGATTTCGCCCCTCCATGATCAAACATATCAAGCTCGCTCAAAGAGAATCCCTGG
Coding sequences within it:
- a CDS encoding DUF362 domain-containing protein; the protein is MGSLGFPKSANSIGIKLNLCDYRKPETGAVSHPQVVGALLHVLRDHYPDAKIDLLEGDSCDTICRMMYGFLGMDEVARKYNTNCISLADCEWASVPISGGTVPEIEVPTLMKEYDLLINHPKLKTHGKTKMTASLKNLFGCYRPKDKRPYHRDLSGAIVDINKAIFPHFSVIDADLCVEGNRGPAQGFPKKVGLFIGGKDPVATDAFCATLMGFRPSMIKHIKLAQRESLGQMNFNLCGDLNTADLPQYKFKFSTANFLMMEVARKTLA